One window of the Burkholderia ubonensis subsp. mesacidophila genome contains the following:
- a CDS encoding sulfate adenylyltransferase subunit 1 — MSIIENNEDLGVLRFITAGSVDDGKSTLIGRLLYDSKAVLSDQLSALSRAKNKRTVGDELDLALLTDGLEAEREQGITIDVAYRYFATAKRKFIIADTPGHEQYTRNMVTGASTAHAAIILIDATRVTVENGVAELLPQTKRHSAIVKLLALQHVIVAINKMDLVDYSEARFNEIRDAYVTLAQQLGLTGVRFVPVSALKGDNIVGASERMPWYAGEPLLDVLESLPVETQAHDALRFPVQWVARQDGSSADDFRGYMGRIESGEVKVGDEIVVLPSNRRATVAEIIAPVPGGTAAVEQAFAGQAVTIRVAEDVDVSRGDMFVATGEAVAPAKKLEADLCWFDEAPLSPQRKYLLKQTTSTVFAKIGAVRQVLDVHTLSHATDRHELKMNDIGRVALTLQKPIVCDTYDAHPGTGAFVLIDEATHHTVAAGMIRAFAA, encoded by the coding sequence ATGAGCATCATCGAGAACAACGAAGACCTCGGCGTGCTGCGCTTCATCACCGCGGGCAGCGTCGACGACGGCAAGAGCACGCTGATCGGCCGCCTGCTGTACGACAGCAAGGCCGTGCTGTCCGACCAGCTGTCCGCGCTGTCGCGCGCGAAGAACAAGCGCACGGTCGGCGACGAGCTCGACCTCGCGCTCTTGACCGACGGCCTCGAAGCCGAGCGCGAGCAGGGCATCACGATCGACGTCGCGTACCGTTATTTCGCGACGGCGAAGCGCAAGTTCATCATCGCCGATACGCCGGGCCACGAGCAGTACACGCGCAACATGGTGACGGGCGCGTCGACGGCGCACGCGGCGATCATCCTGATCGACGCGACGCGCGTGACGGTGGAGAACGGCGTCGCCGAGCTGCTGCCGCAGACCAAGCGCCACAGCGCGATCGTCAAGCTGCTCGCGCTGCAGCACGTGATCGTCGCGATCAACAAGATGGACCTCGTCGACTACAGCGAAGCGCGCTTCAACGAGATCCGCGACGCGTACGTCACGCTCGCGCAGCAGCTCGGCCTGACCGGCGTGCGCTTCGTGCCGGTGTCGGCGCTCAAGGGCGACAACATCGTCGGCGCGAGCGAGCGCATGCCGTGGTACGCGGGCGAGCCGCTGCTCGACGTGCTCGAGTCGCTGCCGGTCGAGACGCAGGCGCATGACGCGCTGCGCTTCCCGGTGCAGTGGGTTGCGCGCCAGGACGGCAGCTCGGCCGACGATTTCCGCGGCTACATGGGCCGCATCGAGTCGGGCGAGGTGAAGGTGGGCGACGAGATCGTCGTGCTGCCGTCGAACCGCCGCGCGACGGTCGCGGAGATCATCGCGCCGGTGCCGGGCGGCACCGCGGCCGTCGAACAGGCGTTCGCGGGCCAGGCGGTGACGATCCGCGTCGCGGAAGACGTCGACGTGTCGCGCGGCGACATGTTCGTGGCGACGGGCGAGGCGGTCGCGCCGGCGAAGAAGCTCGAGGCGGACCTGTGCTGGTTCGACGAGGCGCCGCTGTCGCCGCAGCGCAAGTACCTGCTGAAGCAGACCACGAGCACGGTGTTCGCGAAGATCGGCGCGGTCAGGCAGGTGCTCGACGTGCACACGCTGTCGCATGCGACCGACCGTCACGAGCTGAAGATGAACGACATCGGCCGCGTTGCGCTGACGCTGCAGAAGCCGATCGTGTGCGACACGTACGACGCGCATCCGGGCACGGGCGCGTTCGTGCTGATCGACGAGGCGACGCATCACACGGTCGCCGCGGGCATGATCCGGGCGTTTGCCGCGTGA
- a CDS encoding SDR family NAD(P)-dependent oxidoreductase produces the protein MIIDLSGKTAVVSASTGGIGLAIAAGLAAAGADTVLNGRSQDAIDSAIAKIRETVPNAKLRGVAADLGSSAGVDAFVKAVPSTDILVNNLGFFGPGDLFSTEDEEWERYFQTNVMSGVRLTRAYLKDMMDRKWGRVVFLSSEAGLNIAPDMLAYSFSKTAQLGIARGIAKFAAGSGVTVNSVLPGPTLSDGVRAMLAETAKNEGKTIEQAAHDFVMSTRGSSIIQRAASTEEVANMVVYACSTQASATTGAALRVDGGIVDTIA, from the coding sequence GTGATTATTGATCTTTCCGGCAAGACCGCCGTCGTCAGCGCATCGACTGGCGGTATCGGCCTGGCAATTGCGGCCGGCCTGGCAGCGGCCGGTGCGGATACTGTCCTCAACGGACGCTCCCAGGACGCCATCGACAGCGCGATCGCGAAAATTCGCGAGACGGTTCCCAACGCGAAGCTGCGCGGCGTTGCGGCCGATCTCGGCTCGAGCGCGGGCGTCGACGCATTCGTCAAGGCGGTGCCGAGCACGGATATTCTCGTGAACAACCTCGGCTTCTTCGGCCCGGGCGATCTGTTCAGCACGGAAGACGAGGAATGGGAGCGTTACTTCCAGACCAACGTCATGTCGGGCGTGCGGCTGACCCGTGCGTACCTGAAGGACATGATGGATCGCAAGTGGGGCCGTGTCGTCTTCCTGTCGTCCGAAGCGGGCCTGAACATTGCGCCCGACATGCTCGCATACAGTTTCTCGAAGACGGCGCAACTGGGCATCGCGCGCGGCATTGCAAAATTCGCGGCCGGCAGCGGCGTGACGGTCAATTCGGTGCTGCCGGGACCGACGCTGTCCGACGGCGTGCGCGCCATGCTCGCCGAAACCGCGAAGAACGAAGGCAAGACGATCGAACAGGCGGCGCACGACTTCGTCATGTCGACGCGCGGCTCGTCGATTATCCAGCGCGCGGCGTCCACCGAGGAAGTGGCCAACATGGTCGTCTATGCATGCTCGACGCAAGCGTCCGCGACGACGGGTGCGGCATTGCGCGTGGATGGCGGCATCGTCGACACCATCGCGTGA
- a CDS encoding alginate export family protein translates to MRAADAVFRPPRASAGVCAALLGASLLAALTLWSTPAAAQESDAPIVPGDLPKQRPAIMTNRWQERWYALANPALRTEPLDSLKYIPLSPTDPYSYVSLGASLRERFESSDAGNFGVGHTAGDSYLIQRFRFNIDAHLNRHVELYTEFEDARAFGKNSVTPTDKNPLDLRLAFVSFVQPFDAGTFKFRVGRQDFLFDLQRFVSSRDGPNVRQSFDAVWADWVSGPWRVIGFVSQPVQYRDDKVFDDTSNPHMRFHTIRIERQVLGKNELSAYYSLYERDNARYLSAHGNERRDVFDARFAGAANGLDWDLEAMGQTGRVGPERVRAWAAGSRVGYTFAKTAWTPRIGLQVDAASGDRHPGDGTLGTFNPLFPNGYYFTLAGFTGYSNLIHVKPSITVKPTPKLTLLGALAFQWRATTDDAIYTQPANPVAGTAGRGTRWTGAYAQVRADYTFDSHLTGAVEGVYYAAGNTIRAAGGHNSEYLGVELKFGW, encoded by the coding sequence ATGCGCGCAGCCGACGCCGTGTTTCGACCGCCTCGCGCATCGGCCGGCGTCTGCGCCGCGCTGCTCGGTGCGTCCCTGCTCGCGGCGCTGACGCTCTGGTCGACGCCGGCCGCCGCGCAGGAAAGCGACGCGCCGATCGTGCCGGGCGACCTGCCGAAGCAGCGCCCGGCGATCATGACGAACCGCTGGCAGGAACGCTGGTATGCGCTCGCGAATCCGGCGTTGCGCACCGAGCCGCTCGACAGCCTCAAGTACATCCCGCTGTCGCCGACCGACCCGTACAGCTACGTGTCGCTGGGCGCGAGCCTGCGCGAGCGTTTCGAGTCGTCCGACGCAGGCAATTTCGGCGTCGGGCATACGGCGGGCGATTCGTACCTGATCCAGCGTTTCCGCTTCAACATCGACGCGCATCTCAACCGGCACGTCGAGCTGTACACCGAGTTCGAGGACGCGCGCGCCTTCGGCAAGAACAGCGTGACGCCCACCGACAAGAACCCGCTCGATCTGAGGCTCGCGTTCGTGTCGTTCGTGCAGCCGTTCGACGCCGGTACGTTCAAGTTCCGCGTCGGGCGGCAGGACTTCCTGTTCGACCTGCAGCGCTTCGTGTCGTCGCGCGACGGCCCGAACGTGCGCCAGTCGTTCGACGCGGTCTGGGCGGACTGGGTCAGCGGCCCGTGGCGCGTGATCGGCTTCGTCAGCCAGCCGGTCCAGTATCGCGACGACAAGGTGTTCGACGACACGTCGAACCCGCACATGCGCTTCCATACGATCCGGATCGAGCGCCAGGTGCTCGGCAAGAACGAGCTGTCCGCGTACTACTCGCTGTACGAGCGCGACAACGCGCGCTACCTCAGCGCACACGGCAACGAACGCCGCGACGTGTTCGACGCGCGCTTCGCGGGGGCGGCCAACGGCCTAGACTGGGATCTGGAAGCGATGGGGCAGACGGGCCGCGTCGGCCCCGAGCGCGTGCGTGCGTGGGCAGCGGGCTCGCGCGTCGGCTACACGTTCGCGAAAACCGCGTGGACGCCCCGCATCGGGCTGCAGGTCGACGCCGCGTCCGGCGACCGGCATCCGGGCGACGGCACGCTCGGCACGTTCAATCCGCTGTTTCCGAACGGCTACTATTTCACGCTCGCCGGCTTCACCGGCTATTCGAACCTGATTCACGTGAAGCCGTCGATCACGGTCAAGCCGACGCCGAAGCTCACGCTGCTCGGCGCGCTGGCGTTCCAGTGGCGCGCGACGACGGACGACGCGATCTACACGCAGCCCGCCAACCCGGTCGCGGGCACGGCCGGGCGCGGCACGCGCTGGACCGGCGCGTATGCGCAGGTGCGCGCCGACTACACGTTCGACAGCCACCTGACGGGGGCCGTCGAAGGCGTGTACTACGCCGCGGGCAACACGATCCGGGCCGCGGGCGGCCACAACAGCGAGTACCTGGGCGTCGAGCTGAAGTTCGGATGGTGA
- a CDS encoding glyoxalase — protein MKLNALLLSAALGLAASIGATGAAHAAQPTRAAPTVAVAPQYDTTHVYVAPEDVDRFVASFLATFGGKSTPQVVATVTPTPSSTTSQLLQTPVGTVSLFGFKTPVPYPFGAERTGYLVADMDRAIRDARAAGASVLVEPFPDPIGRDAVIQWPGGVNMQLYIHTTKPNYAPFERVPENRVYVPRDVANALIRGFVRFSHGKVVSDVAQAPGVEIGRPDDHYRRVRIESPFGKMVVLVTDGQLPYPYGRDTTGYEVASLTRTLEQARAAGVTVLVPPYSADGRDAAIVQFPGGYVAEIHQATQP, from the coding sequence ATGAAACTCAACGCGCTTCTCCTGTCCGCGGCACTCGGCCTGGCCGCTTCGATCGGCGCGACCGGCGCGGCGCACGCCGCGCAGCCGACCCGCGCTGCACCGACCGTCGCCGTCGCGCCGCAGTACGACACGACCCACGTGTACGTCGCCCCCGAAGACGTCGACCGCTTCGTCGCGAGCTTCCTCGCGACCTTCGGCGGCAAGAGCACGCCGCAGGTCGTCGCGACGGTCACGCCGACGCCGAGCTCGACCACCTCGCAACTGCTGCAGACGCCGGTCGGCACGGTCTCGCTGTTCGGCTTCAAGACGCCCGTTCCCTACCCGTTCGGCGCGGAACGCACCGGCTACCTCGTCGCCGACATGGATCGCGCGATCCGCGACGCGCGCGCGGCCGGCGCGAGCGTGCTGGTCGAGCCGTTCCCGGACCCGATCGGGCGCGACGCGGTGATCCAGTGGCCGGGCGGCGTCAACATGCAGCTCTACATCCATACGACGAAGCCGAACTACGCGCCGTTCGAGCGCGTGCCGGAGAACCGCGTCTACGTGCCGCGCGACGTCGCGAACGCGCTGATCCGCGGGTTCGTGCGCTTCTCGCACGGCAAGGTGGTGTCGGACGTCGCGCAGGCGCCCGGCGTCGAGATCGGCCGGCCCGACGACCACTATCGCCGGGTGCGGATCGAATCGCCGTTCGGCAAGATGGTCGTGCTCGTGACGGACGGCCAGCTGCCCTATCCTTACGGCCGCGATACCACCGGCTACGAAGTCGCGAGCCTGACCCGGACGCTCGAGCAGGCCCGGGCCGCAGGCGTGACCGTGCTCGTGCCGCCGTATTCGGCCGACGGGCGCGACGCCGCGATCGTGCAGTTCCCCGGCGGCTACGTCGCCGAGATTCATCAGGCGACGCAGCCGTGA
- a CDS encoding DoxX family protein, protein MNGALRRIDAHATALLRPLARSRAVRWLALLGLCAAYLQGGLHKAGDFGAAVAEMRHFGVEPAAPVAALVIAVELVAPLLILGGVLRWLGAGVLAGFTLFAACVANAFWHAPPDARFATTAAFLEHVGLACAFVLLALHDLRERGSDARPAAAPR, encoded by the coding sequence ATGAACGGCGCCCTCCGCCGGATCGACGCACACGCGACCGCGCTGCTGCGGCCGCTGGCGCGCAGCCGGGCCGTCCGCTGGCTGGCCCTGCTCGGCCTGTGCGCCGCATATCTGCAAGGCGGCCTGCACAAGGCCGGCGACTTCGGCGCGGCCGTCGCGGAGATGCGGCACTTCGGCGTCGAGCCGGCCGCGCCGGTCGCGGCGCTCGTGATCGCGGTCGAGCTGGTCGCGCCGCTGCTGATCCTCGGCGGCGTGCTGCGCTGGCTCGGCGCCGGCGTGCTCGCGGGCTTCACGCTGTTCGCCGCCTGCGTCGCGAACGCGTTCTGGCACGCGCCGCCGGACGCGCGCTTCGCGACCACCGCGGCCTTTCTCGAACACGTCGGCCTCGCGTGCGCATTCGTGCTGCTCGCGCTTCACGACCTGCGCGAGCGTGGCTCGGACGCCCGCCCCGCCGCCGCCCCCCGATAG